A segment of the Vagococcus hydrophili genome:
TCCAGCCTTCTCTACTGAACGAACAATAGTACCTGAGCAATCTCCAGTACCGTCTGAACCGTCTCTAGCTCCTGTCATTGAATATTTAATACCTTGTTGTCTTAATCCATCCATGAACCCAATAGATGTTTCAATGTTAATTTTGACCACATTATCACTCTCCTAATTTAATTAATAAAAATAGCGCTCAAATTAATGAGCGCTACTTATTTTCTTGATATCCTTGATTAAATCCACTTACTGCTGCTTCGATTAAGCTATCTAACTCAGAATCTGAAATGATAATTCCTTGATTTTCTAATAATTTTCTAGCTCTACGTTTAGCTTCATTGTATTTATGAGGTACATCTTCGTTTAATGCAATTTGCTCAACAGCATTTACTGCAATATTAACCGATTCTTTCTTTGCTTCAAATTTAGCTAATACGCCTTTTTCTTTAAAATACTGTGTTGCTTTTGCTGATACTATGCTCACTGCTCCAGTAATTAAAACAACAGCTAAATTTAACACTGCTTCTTGTAATCCATTCATATTATTACTCCCTTTCAATTTTTAAATTTGGTAAATCTTGAACCTTCTTATATAAAATCTCCCCAGTTCCATTACCTCCAAGACCTTTGTAACCTCGCCATAAATAATCTAAGTTTTCTAAGTCATCAACAGATATCCAACCCTGTTCTAAAAAATCGGAACATTGTTTATATATTTTGTCATGAAGCATTGCAATATTAGCAAACTCTAAGTTTTTAAATCTGATTTCAGTTTCTTCCCTAGACTTCAGACTAGATTTAAATATTTTTGACACTATTGTGATGATACTTCCGAACCCTAAAGCCATAAGAATACTATTGACTTCTAGTAACTTATCCAAAAAATTCATCTTACATTTTTACCACCTTTTCATTAATTTTTGACAAAATAAAAACAACTAGAAATTTATCTAGTTGTTTTTACAATGCACGTACATGTGTATAATATTGTTTGCCGATTGTGACACCATTTTCTTTTGTTAATAATTTTTTCATCATTTTCTTATAATGTCTTTGACAATCTTTTTTTAATTTCTCTATGTCCATAACTCTTTCTTCAGCATAATAAATGCTTCTGAATTTGTTTTCTCCTATATAATCTTTAATATAAGCGTCGTAAACATTTATCTCATCTCTCTTCCACTGCTGAGAAATATTATTTGTCGTTATTTTAAAATCCAAATTTTTGTTTTTAGATAAAAAATTATACAAACAATACGATAATAAGAACGACATTATACCACTGTTGTGCAATTGTCTTTCAGAAAAACAATCTCCATCTATTCCTACTAATGCTTTTTCTAAATGTACCCCCTCTTTATTTAAGCTTGTAAAATTTATATTTGCTAATCTTACATGCTTAGTATTTTGAAAGATATATAATATGTATTGCGACCCTTCGTTGCTTAAATAAAGCTTAAAATCTCCATCATGTATACATTTCATAAACATTCACCTCATGTTTATTGTACCACTAATAATTTTCTATTTGGCGAAAATCATTTTAACGAATAATTCCCCAATGGTACTCATCCCTAAATTGTTCGGATGCAAATTATCATACAAATATGTATTGTCATTTAGATAATTTATTCCACCTTCAAAATACATGTTCTT
Coding sequences within it:
- a CDS encoding phage holin, LLH family, which codes for MNGLQEAVLNLAVVLITGAVSIVSAKATQYFKEKGVLAKFEAKKESVNIAVNAVEQIALNEDVPHKYNEAKRRARKLLENQGIIISDSELDSLIEAAVSGFNQGYQENK